From a single Brassica rapa cultivar Chiifu-401-42 chromosome A01, CAAS_Brap_v3.01, whole genome shotgun sequence genomic region:
- the LOC103870527 gene encoding 1-deoxy-D-xylulose-5-phosphate synthase, chloroplastic — MALSAFAFPSYIIAKGVLTDSCKQTSLSSSRSLATDLPSPCRRPNNSHSNKKVKVNASLVEKGEYYSNRPPTPLLDTINYPIHMKNLSIKELKQLSDELRSDVIFNVSKTGGHLGSSLGVVELTVALHYIFNTPQDKILWDVGHQSYPHKILTGRRGKMPTMRQTNGLSGFTKRGESEHDCFGTGHSSTTISAGLGMAVGRDLKGKSNNVVAVIGDGAMTAGQAYEAMNNAGYLDSDMIVILNDNKQVSLPTATLDGPSPPVGALSSALSRLQSNPALRELREVAKGVTKQIGGPMHQLAAKVDEYARGMISGTGSTLFEELGLYYIGPVDGHNIDDMVAILKEVKSARTTGPVLIHVVTEKGRGYPYAERADDKYHGVVKFDPATGKQFKSSNKTQSYTTYFAEALVAEAEVDKDVVAIHAAMGGGTGLNLFQRRFPTRCFDVGIAEQHAVTFAAGLACEGLKPFCAIYSSFMQRAYDQVVHDVDLQKLPVRFAMDRAGLVGADGPTHCGAFDVTFMACLPNMIVMAPSDEAELFNMVATASAIDDRPSCFRYPRGNGIGVALPPGNKGVPLEVGKGRILKEGERVALLGYGSAVQSCLGAAAMLQERGLNITVADARFCKPLDRALIRSLAKSHEVLITVEEGSIGGFGSHVVQFLALDGLLDGKLKWRPMVLPDRYIDHGSPADQMAEAGLMPSHIAATALNLIGAPWEALY, encoded by the exons ATGGCTCTGTCTGCATTTGCTTTTCCTTCTTACATAATAGCCAAAGGTGTTTTAACAGATTCTTGTAAACAAACTTCTCTGTCTTCTTCTAGATCTTTGGCTACAGATCTTCCATCACCATGTCGCAGACCCAACAATTCCCAT TCAAACAAAAAGGTAAAAGTGAATGCTTCACTTGTAGAGAAGGGAGAATATTACTCAAACAGACCACCAACTCCATTGCTTGACACCATCAATTACCCAATCCACATGAAAAATCTTTCCATCAAG GAGCTGAAACAACTCTCTGATGAGCTGAGATCAGATGTGATCTTCAACGTCTCAAAAACGGGTGGACATTTGGGGTCAAGTCTTGGTGTTGTAGAGCTCACTGTGGCTCTTCACTACATTTTCAACACTCCACAGGACAAGATTCTTTGGGATGTTGGTCATCAGTCTTATCCTCACAAGATTCTTACCGGTAGAAGAGGGAAGATGCCGACAATGAGGCAAACCAATGGTCTCTCCGGTTTCACCAAGCGAGGAGAGAGTGAACATGATTGCTTTGGTACCGGACATAGCTCAACCACAATATCTGCTGGCTTAG GAATGGCTGTAGGAAGGGATTTGAAAGGGAAGAGCAACAATGTGGTTGCTGTGATTGGTGATGGTGCTATGACAGCAGGGCAAGCTTATGAAGCAATGAACAACGCTGGATATCTAGACTCTGATATGATTGTCATTCTCAATGACAACAAGCAAGTCTCATTACCTACTGCTACTTTGGATGGACCAAGTCCACCTGTTGGAGCCTTGAGCAGTGCTCTTAGTCGGTTGCAGTCAAACCCAGCTCTCAGAGAGCTGAGAGAAGTCGCAAAg GGTGTGACAAAGCAAATAGGCGGGCCAATGCACCAATTGGCTGCTAAGGTTGATGAGTATGCTAGAGGAATGATAAGTGGGACTGGATCAACACTGTTTGAAGAACTTGGTCTGTACTATATTGGTCCAGTTGATGGGCACAACATAGATGATATGGTAGCCATTCTTAAAGAAGTTAAGAGTGCCAGAACCACAGGTCCTGTACTTATTCATGTCGTAACAGAGAAGGGTCGTGGTTATCCTTACGCAGAGAGAGCTGATGACAAGTACCACG GTGTTGTGAAATTCGATCCAGCTACGGGTAAACAGTTCAAAAGTAGTAACAAGACTCAGTCTTACACAACTTACTTTGCGGAGGCTTTGGTCGCGGAAGCAGAGGTAGACAAGGACGTGGTTGCGATTCATGCAGCTATGGGAGGTGGGACTGGCTTAAACCTCTTCCAACGTCGCTTCCCGACAAGATGTTTCGATGTGGGAATAGCGGAACAACATGCAGTTACTTTTGCTGCTGGTTTAGCATGTGAAGGCCTTAAGCCTTTCTGTGCAATCTATTCTTCTTTCATGCAGCGAGCTTATGACCAG GTTGTACATGATGTAGATTTGCAGAAACTACCGGTGAGATTTGCAATGGATAGAGCTGGACTTGTGGGAGCTGATGGTCCAACACATTGTGGAGCTTTTGATGTTACGTTTATGGCTTGTCTTCCCAACATGATAGTAATGGCTCCATCAGATGAAGCTGAGCTCTTTAACATGGTTGCAACCGCTTCTGCTATTGATGACCGTCCTTCTTGTTTCCGTTACCCTAGAGGTAACGGTATTGGGGTCGCATTACCTCCAGGAAACAAAGGTGTTCCACTTGAGGTTGGGAAAGGTAGGATCCTAAAAGAAGGAGAGAGGGTTGCGTTGTTGGGTTATGGCTCAGCGGTTCAGAGCTGTTTAGGAGCAGCAGCGATGCTCCAAGAACGTGGCCTAAACATAACCGTGGCAGATGCACGTTTCTGCAAGCCGTTGGACCGTGCTCTTATTCGCAGCTTAGCTAAGTCGCACGAGGTACTGATCACGGTTGAAGAAGGTTCCATTGGCGGGTTTGGATCCCACGTTGTTCAGTTTCTTGCTCTTGATGGTCTTCTCGATGGGAAGCTCAAg TGGAGACCAATGGTGTTGCCTGATCGGTACATCGACCACGGCTCACCAGCTGACCAAATGGCTGAAGCTGGACTCATGCCATCTCATATCGCAGCAACTGCACTTAACTTAATCGGAGCACCATGGGAAGCGCTGTACTGA
- the LOC103870484 gene encoding probable helicase MAGATAMA 3 isoform X2, with product MAIDKGKFQEEEEAAAVARFHKIILGWDYTQLLKETETKNKKDTKAKLSVVKNTYKDVDDYFETFEPLLFEEVKAQILQNQDPEEEASGSELRLVMECSEADGFHILQVTDERERVEDDNKVNKYKSLGPNDLLLLSKEEVKGSSFPSSYGFAIVENRLSSTSLRLRMYLAEEVVQITKKTKSSRTKPFIRSLSNIRSLITSSANLVDKRVHTLKLCGLSTIIREYTALRSISSLPFKDLIFTAAEKSCGYGDDAWKISGPLHDYFTENLNKSQKEAIDVGLSRRSFVLIQGPPGTGKTQTILSILGAVMHATPARVQSKEHELKRRVQMTIEEKYNHWALASPWILGVNPRDAIMPEDGDDGFFPTSGNDMKPEVVNANRKYRIRVLVCAPSNSALDEIVLRLLTTGLRDENAQPYAPKIVRIGVKPHHSVKSVWLDHLVAQRRGSAIDKPKQGTTGTDDDSIKTSILDEAAIVFCTLSFSGAPVLAKSNRGFDVVIIDEAAQAVEPATLIPLATRCKQVFLVGDPKQLPATVISTVAQDSGYGTSMFERLQKAGYPVNMLKTQYRMHPEIRSFPSKEFYEEALEDGADIEAQTTRDWHKYRCFGPFCFFDIHEGKESQHGATGSKLNMDEVEFVLLIYHRLVTMYPELKSSSQLAIISPYGYQVKTFKDRFKEMFGSEAEAERVVDINTVDGFQGREKDVAIFSCVRANDKGGIGFLSNSRRMNVGITRAKSSVLVVGSAATLKSDPLWKNLVESAEKRNRLFKVSKPMIDFFSEENLETMKVTEDMDIPDGPGFEDEAPPVANFGGDDDNDFGDGDQDDAAFAEDD from the exons ATGGCCATTGACAAGGGGAAgttccaagaagaagaagaagcagcagcTGTTGCTCGTTTCCATAAGATTATTTTGGGTTGGGACTATACACAGCTTTTAAAAGAGACTGAG ACGAAGAACAAGAAGGATACTAAAGCCAAGTTGAGTGTTGTGAAGAATACTTATAAAGATGTTGATGATTATTTTGAGACCTTTGAGCCACTCCTCTTTGAGGAAGTTAAAGCTCAAATCTTGCAGAATCAAGATCCTGAAGAAGAAG CATCGGGGTCTGAACTGAGATTGGTAATGGAGTGCAGCGAGGCTGATGGGTTTCACATTCTACAAGTCACTGACGAACGCGAACGCGTGGAGGATGATAATAAAGTTAATAAATATAAGTCTCTTGGTCCAAATGATCTCTTATTGCTATCTAAAGAAGAG gTTAAAGGGAGTTCGTTTCCTTCATCTTATGGGTTTGCTATTGTGGAAAACCGTCTAAGTAGTACTAGTCTTCGACTTCGGATGTATTTAGCTGAAGAGGTGGTGCAGATAACCAAAAAAACGAAATCCTCTAGAACAAAGCCCTTTATCCGATCTCTCTCAAATATTCGTTCTCTTATTACATCATCTGCCAACCTCGTAGACAAAAGGGTGCACACTTTAAAG TTATGTGGTTTGTCAACCATTATTAGGGAATATACAGCACTACGATCGATCAGTTCGCTTCCTTTCAAGGATTTAATCTTTACTGCAGCAGAAAAGTCTTGTGGTTATGGAGATGATGCTTGGAAAATATCTGGACCTCTGCATGATTACTTTACCGAAAATCTTAATAAATCTCAAAAGGAGGCAATTGAT GTTGGTCTATCAAGAAGATCCTTTGTCTTGATACAG GGTCCTCCAGGAACAGGGAAAACTCAGACGATTCTTAGCATTCTTGGTGCCGTTATGCATGCCACTCCAGCACGAGTTCAATCTAA GGAGCATGAGCTAAAGCGTCGAGTTCAGATGACCATTGAGGAGAA ATATAATCACTGGGCATTAGCTTCTCCTTGGATTCTGGGTGTCAACCCACGAGATGCTATCATGCCTGAAGATGGTGATGATGGTTTTTTTCCGACCTCAGGAAATGATATG AAACCAGAGGTGGTTAATGCAAACCGGAAGTACAGGATACGTGTACTTGTCTGTGCTCCATCAAACTCTGCACTTGATGAGATTGTGTTACGTCTTCTGACTACGG GTCTGCGTGACGAAAACGCCCAGCCATACGCACCCAAGATTGTACGAATTGGTGTCAAGCCACATCACTCCGTCAAGTCAGTATGGCTTGATCACCTC GTGGCACAAAGGCGTGGCTCAGCCATTGATAAACCAAAACAAGGAACCACAGGAACTGATGATGATAGCATCAAGACTTCAATATTGGACGAGGCTGCAATT GTGTTTTGTACTCTTAGCTTCAGTGGGGCTCCAGTTCTCGCTAAATCAAACCGTGGTTTCGATGTCGTTATCATAGATGAAGCTGCACAAGCT GTTGAGCCGGCAACTCTTATCCCCTTGGCTACTAGGTGCAAACAAGTATTTCTG GTTGGGGATCCAAAACAACTCCCAGCTACTGTAATCTCAACTGTTGCTCAGGATTCTGG CTACGGTACAAGCATGTTCGAGAGACTTCAAAAGGCTGGCTATCCGGTGAACATGTTGAAAACCCAATACCGGATGCATCCTGAG ATAAGAAGCTTTCCGTCAAAGGAATTCTATGAAGAGGCACTGGAAGATGGAGCTGACATTGAGGCTCAGACGACTCGTGACTGGCATAAGTACCGTTGCTTTGGTCCGTTTTGCTTTTTTGATATACACGAAGGGAAAGAGTCTCAACATGGAGCAACTGGCTCTAAACTAAACATGGACGAGGTGGAGTTTGTTCTGCTCATCTACCACAGGCTCGTTACCATGTACCCGGAGCTCAAGTCAAGTTCTCAGCTAGCTATTATATCTCCCTATGGCTACCAAGTTAAAACTTTCAAAGACCGGTTTAAAGAGATGTTTGGTTCAGAGGCAGAGGCAGAGAGAGTGGTTGATATCAACACTGTTGATGGGTTCCAG GGAAGGGAGAAAGATGTAGCAATATTCTCATGCGTTAGAGCTAACGATAAAGGAGGAATTGGTTTTCTCTCTAACTCTCGTCGTATGAATGTGGGGATTACACGAGCTAAGTCTTCTGTTTTG GTCGTTGGTTCAGCTGCAACATTAAAGAGTGATCCGCTCTGGAAAAATCTTGTAGAAAGTGCTGAGAAGAGAAACCGATTGTTCAAG GTATCCAAGCCAATGATTGATTTCTTCAGCGAGGAGAATCTAGAGACGATGAAAGTGACGGAGGACATGGATATTCCTGACGGACCAGGGTTTGAAGATGAAGCTCCTCCAGTTGCAAATTTCGGTGGAGATGATGATAATGACTTTGGAGATGGTGATCAAGACGATGCAGCCTTCGCTGAAGATGACTAA
- the LOC103870469 gene encoding caffeic acid 3-O-methyltransferase, protein MNSLQKSGGSSNEEEDMLLAMQLCGIELIAYCVKTARELDLLEIMARARPLGIHLSTLYLASKAAPNNPDAPVMIDRLLRLLVAYSVCTCKLVKDETGRESRTYGLGNVGKKFIKDEHGISIAPYVLFHCSHTKGVTWSYLTESILEGGASAWEKASGALVFEYMKENESLKEDFNESMMSHTTIVMNKILENYNGFESLRDSTLVDVGGGIGTNLAQALSKFPHLKGINFDLPHIVSEAPQIHGVEHIGGDMFDEIPRGQAILMKWILHDWSDEKCVEILRNCKKAIPETGRVIVIETIVPREVNNTDIATKNALHSDVGMMCLTRGGRERTKEEFEVLAMKGGFKLPNFIYGAYSFWVLELYPN, encoded by the exons AtgaattctctacaaaaatccGGAGGTTCTtcgaacgaagaagaagatatgtTACTAGCCATGCAACTTTGCGGCATAGAACTTATCGCTTACTGTGTGAAAACTGCAAGAGAATTAGATTTGCTCGAGATTATGGCTAGAGCCAGGCCCCTAGGGATCCATCTCTCAACGTTGTATTTGGCATCAAAGGCTGCACCAAATAATCCAGACGCTCCGGTGATGATTGATCGATTGCTACGCCTCCTTGTTGCATATTCGGTGTGTACATGTAAATTAGTGAAAGACGAAACAGGAAGAGAGTCAAGGACATACGGACTAGGAAACGTTGGAAAGAAGTTCATCAAGGATGAACATGGAATTTCTATTGCGCCCTATGTGCTTTTCCACTGTTCACATACCAAGGGAGTTACATG GTCTTACCTCACGGAGTCGATACTAGAAGGCGGAGCATCGGCATGGGAGAAAGCTAGTGGGGCATTGGTATTTGAATACATGAAGGAAAATGAAAGTCTCAAGGAAGATTTCAACGAGTCTATGATGAGCCATACGACAATAGTAATGAACAAAATATTAGAGAATTACAATGGGTTTGAGAGTTTGAGGGATTCCACGTTGGTAGATGTAGGAGGCGGCATAGGCACTAATCTTGCCCAAGCACTCTCCAAGTTCCCACATCTGAAAGGTATCAACTTTGATTTGCCTCACATCGTCTCGGAAGCTCCCCAAATTCAtg GCGTGGAACATATTGGTGGTGATATGTTTGATGAAATTCCACGAGGCCAAGCCATATTGATGAAG TGGATACTTCATGATTGGAGCGATGAAAAATGTGTGGAGATATTAAGAAACTGCAAGAAAGCAATACCAGAAACTGGAAGGGTAATCGTAATCGAAACGATAGTCCCTAGGGAAGTAAACAACACTGATATAGCAACCAAGAATGCACTACATTCAGATGTAGGGATGATGTGTTTAACGCGTGGGGGCAGAGAGAGAACCAAAGAGGAATTTGAAGTATTAGCTATGAAAGGCGGATTTAAACTCCCTAATTTTATTTATGGTGCTTACTCTTTTTGGGTCCTTGAATTATATCCAAATTGA
- the LOC103870484 gene encoding probable helicase MAGATAMA 3 isoform X1, producing the protein MAIDKGKFQEEEEAAAVARFHKIILGWDYTQLLKETETKNKKDTKAKLSVVKNTYKDVDDYFETFEPLLFEEVKAQILQNQDPEEEAASGSELRLVMECSEADGFHILQVTDERERVEDDNKVNKYKSLGPNDLLLLSKEEVKGSSFPSSYGFAIVENRLSSTSLRLRMYLAEEVVQITKKTKSSRTKPFIRSLSNIRSLITSSANLVDKRVHTLKLCGLSTIIREYTALRSISSLPFKDLIFTAAEKSCGYGDDAWKISGPLHDYFTENLNKSQKEAIDVGLSRRSFVLIQGPPGTGKTQTILSILGAVMHATPARVQSKEHELKRRVQMTIEEKYNHWALASPWILGVNPRDAIMPEDGDDGFFPTSGNDMKPEVVNANRKYRIRVLVCAPSNSALDEIVLRLLTTGLRDENAQPYAPKIVRIGVKPHHSVKSVWLDHLVAQRRGSAIDKPKQGTTGTDDDSIKTSILDEAAIVFCTLSFSGAPVLAKSNRGFDVVIIDEAAQAVEPATLIPLATRCKQVFLVGDPKQLPATVISTVAQDSGYGTSMFERLQKAGYPVNMLKTQYRMHPEIRSFPSKEFYEEALEDGADIEAQTTRDWHKYRCFGPFCFFDIHEGKESQHGATGSKLNMDEVEFVLLIYHRLVTMYPELKSSSQLAIISPYGYQVKTFKDRFKEMFGSEAEAERVVDINTVDGFQGREKDVAIFSCVRANDKGGIGFLSNSRRMNVGITRAKSSVLVVGSAATLKSDPLWKNLVESAEKRNRLFKVSKPMIDFFSEENLETMKVTEDMDIPDGPGFEDEAPPVANFGGDDDNDFGDGDQDDAAFAEDD; encoded by the exons ATGGCCATTGACAAGGGGAAgttccaagaagaagaagaagcagcagcTGTTGCTCGTTTCCATAAGATTATTTTGGGTTGGGACTATACACAGCTTTTAAAAGAGACTGAG ACGAAGAACAAGAAGGATACTAAAGCCAAGTTGAGTGTTGTGAAGAATACTTATAAAGATGTTGATGATTATTTTGAGACCTTTGAGCCACTCCTCTTTGAGGAAGTTAAAGCTCAAATCTTGCAGAATCAAGATCCTGAAGAAGAAG CAGCATCGGGGTCTGAACTGAGATTGGTAATGGAGTGCAGCGAGGCTGATGGGTTTCACATTCTACAAGTCACTGACGAACGCGAACGCGTGGAGGATGATAATAAAGTTAATAAATATAAGTCTCTTGGTCCAAATGATCTCTTATTGCTATCTAAAGAAGAG gTTAAAGGGAGTTCGTTTCCTTCATCTTATGGGTTTGCTATTGTGGAAAACCGTCTAAGTAGTACTAGTCTTCGACTTCGGATGTATTTAGCTGAAGAGGTGGTGCAGATAACCAAAAAAACGAAATCCTCTAGAACAAAGCCCTTTATCCGATCTCTCTCAAATATTCGTTCTCTTATTACATCATCTGCCAACCTCGTAGACAAAAGGGTGCACACTTTAAAG TTATGTGGTTTGTCAACCATTATTAGGGAATATACAGCACTACGATCGATCAGTTCGCTTCCTTTCAAGGATTTAATCTTTACTGCAGCAGAAAAGTCTTGTGGTTATGGAGATGATGCTTGGAAAATATCTGGACCTCTGCATGATTACTTTACCGAAAATCTTAATAAATCTCAAAAGGAGGCAATTGAT GTTGGTCTATCAAGAAGATCCTTTGTCTTGATACAG GGTCCTCCAGGAACAGGGAAAACTCAGACGATTCTTAGCATTCTTGGTGCCGTTATGCATGCCACTCCAGCACGAGTTCAATCTAA GGAGCATGAGCTAAAGCGTCGAGTTCAGATGACCATTGAGGAGAA ATATAATCACTGGGCATTAGCTTCTCCTTGGATTCTGGGTGTCAACCCACGAGATGCTATCATGCCTGAAGATGGTGATGATGGTTTTTTTCCGACCTCAGGAAATGATATG AAACCAGAGGTGGTTAATGCAAACCGGAAGTACAGGATACGTGTACTTGTCTGTGCTCCATCAAACTCTGCACTTGATGAGATTGTGTTACGTCTTCTGACTACGG GTCTGCGTGACGAAAACGCCCAGCCATACGCACCCAAGATTGTACGAATTGGTGTCAAGCCACATCACTCCGTCAAGTCAGTATGGCTTGATCACCTC GTGGCACAAAGGCGTGGCTCAGCCATTGATAAACCAAAACAAGGAACCACAGGAACTGATGATGATAGCATCAAGACTTCAATATTGGACGAGGCTGCAATT GTGTTTTGTACTCTTAGCTTCAGTGGGGCTCCAGTTCTCGCTAAATCAAACCGTGGTTTCGATGTCGTTATCATAGATGAAGCTGCACAAGCT GTTGAGCCGGCAACTCTTATCCCCTTGGCTACTAGGTGCAAACAAGTATTTCTG GTTGGGGATCCAAAACAACTCCCAGCTACTGTAATCTCAACTGTTGCTCAGGATTCTGG CTACGGTACAAGCATGTTCGAGAGACTTCAAAAGGCTGGCTATCCGGTGAACATGTTGAAAACCCAATACCGGATGCATCCTGAG ATAAGAAGCTTTCCGTCAAAGGAATTCTATGAAGAGGCACTGGAAGATGGAGCTGACATTGAGGCTCAGACGACTCGTGACTGGCATAAGTACCGTTGCTTTGGTCCGTTTTGCTTTTTTGATATACACGAAGGGAAAGAGTCTCAACATGGAGCAACTGGCTCTAAACTAAACATGGACGAGGTGGAGTTTGTTCTGCTCATCTACCACAGGCTCGTTACCATGTACCCGGAGCTCAAGTCAAGTTCTCAGCTAGCTATTATATCTCCCTATGGCTACCAAGTTAAAACTTTCAAAGACCGGTTTAAAGAGATGTTTGGTTCAGAGGCAGAGGCAGAGAGAGTGGTTGATATCAACACTGTTGATGGGTTCCAG GGAAGGGAGAAAGATGTAGCAATATTCTCATGCGTTAGAGCTAACGATAAAGGAGGAATTGGTTTTCTCTCTAACTCTCGTCGTATGAATGTGGGGATTACACGAGCTAAGTCTTCTGTTTTG GTCGTTGGTTCAGCTGCAACATTAAAGAGTGATCCGCTCTGGAAAAATCTTGTAGAAAGTGCTGAGAAGAGAAACCGATTGTTCAAG GTATCCAAGCCAATGATTGATTTCTTCAGCGAGGAGAATCTAGAGACGATGAAAGTGACGGAGGACATGGATATTCCTGACGGACCAGGGTTTGAAGATGAAGCTCCTCCAGTTGCAAATTTCGGTGGAGATGATGATAATGACTTTGGAGATGGTGATCAAGACGATGCAGCCTTCGCTGAAGATGACTAA
- the LOC103870518 gene encoding uncharacterized protein LOC103870518, which translates to MNCSIRFSCSALPQDIILKIGSYLEVTDLCALSSCSRFWRELCGSDILWEPLFKERWPLLSTFDGDNTLFPDAQTDETSQEWRRVYVMQHMEMASRASEVIAFVTEWPAALSLEASEYLHAVETMSSMRLGFQDVELFLFKPNSSVLLNLVGLIYCIKHLKPREQVLEGMRRCGVSEQLVWVKWLTLGRWSRGRRMRDETVSRQVSLADVVTGKEETVLRVLQRGVVHEVLRVCISTVDLVCTPCTSSTIRNY; encoded by the exons atgaaTTGTTCAATTCGATTTTCTTGTAGCGCTCTCCCACAGGACATAATCTTGAAGATCGGATCTTATCTTGAG GTGACTGATCTTTGCGCACTCAGTAGCTGTTCTAGGTTCTGGAGAGAGCTATGTGGTTCTGACATCTTATGGGAACCTCTATTTAAGGAGAGATGGCCCTTGTTGTCCACTTTTGATGGAGACAATACTCTGTTTCCTGATGCACAAACCGATGAAACTTCTCAG GAATGGAGAAGAGTTTACGTGATGCAGCACATGGAAATGGCATCTAGAGCTTCCGAGGTGATTGCATTTGTGACAGAGTGGCCTGCTGCGTTATCACTAGAGGCCAGCGAGTATCTACACGCGGTCGAAACCATGAGCTCGATGCGGTTAGGGTTTCAAGATGTGGAGCTGTTTCTCTTCAAACCAAACTCGAGTGTTCTGCTCAACCTGGTTGGACTCATCTACTGTATAAAACACCTGAAACCGCGGGAGCAAGTTTTGGAAGGGATGAGGCGGTGTGGAGTCTCGGAGCAGCTGGTTTGGGTGAAATGGTTGACGTTAGGTAGATGGTCACGTGGGAGACGAATGAGAGACGAGACTGTTTCGCGTCAGGTGTCTCTGGCTGATGTTGTAACGGGGAAAGAAGAAACGGTTCTACGAGTGCTGCAACGAGGAGTTGTTCACGAAGTTCTGCGTGTGTGTATCTCAACGGTTGATCTTGTTTGCACCCCTTGCACTAGTAGCACCATCAGAAATTACTAA